The Montipora capricornis isolate CH-2021 chromosome 6, ASM3666992v2, whole genome shotgun sequence genome has a window encoding:
- the LOC138052492 gene encoding uncharacterized protein — translation MGWQKRGKGHNSRTGHAAAMSLATGKVLDYVTKKKACRTCEAAKRAGRQPKKHDCRKNHSGSSKAMEASAAVELFTNVTKSNVKFSTYAGDDDSTTELHLKQKVPYGVEKWSDTVHIKRSLTTRLYNLSQRSKFPNCSILSQKVINYLVKCFTYCIAQNKGNHIKMKNGMQNIVPHAFGDHHGCDESWCGSKKDPENYNHRDLPYGKELHGDNLKLALISLFGEYSTDTVIRKLVPAANSQRNESLNSVVGSKNPKIRYYGGSESNDFRVSCGISQINLGYTYIPHTLEALNIDPGFFCKQFNQKMERKTTMDKNRKSAVTFKRRRSQLNKQNISDTSKKEAKEGTMYQSNIGLNLTSETTTELNTVSELCSVITKEQQEDYQKSVPNNIQRPSIKKEKYNDSIFYNFVLFDTETNSTGKLAELCQLAAVDKSGKNFSCYILPNRDIDAHASKVNNLTIKTVNGIRTLCKDNHPVTVLPLEEALTQFLNFLKASTTEASNRTTKKVYTVLAGHNAATFDVPILLRNGGHNFVAELSSVNIKCAATLLLFKSLIKDKHPSLQNEQSQFPKSNQSSLYEHLFKETFEAHDALEDVSALRRILFSSRLALSNETIVNRSSLMSVKDAAEDMKYLDDRHNRLLSFKGKLYNPGHQDSPVKQNIAEKMAGSGLEYEDLKNLFNRFGRKGLVCILSQPPLSARSSAPRVTRTKRIVLAILKHF, via the coding sequence ATGGGTTGGCAAAAGCGTGGCAAGGGCCACAATTCTCGTACTGGCCATGCAGCAGCCATGAGTTTAGCTACTGGTAAAGTTCTAGATtatgttacaaaaaaaaaagcctgtcGCACCTGTGAAGCTGCAAAAAGGGCAGGCAGACAGCCAAAAAAACATGATTGCAGAAAAAACCATTCAGGTTCATCCAAGGCCATGGAGGCTAGTGCTGCAGTTGAACTTTTCACCAATGTAACAAAATCAAATGTGAAATTTTCCACATATGCAGGGGATGATGATTCCACTACTGAACTTCACTTAAAGCAAAAGGTGCCATATGGTGTAGAAAAGTGGAGTGACACTGTTCACATAAAAAGGTCCCTAACGACACGACTCTATAATTTAAGTCAGCGAAGTAAGTTTCCAAATTGTTCAATATTGTCACAAAAAGTTATCAATTACCTTGTGAAGTGCTTTACATATTGCATAGCACAAAACAAGGGAAAtcacataaaaatgaaaaatggaatgCAAAACATAGTTCCCCATGCATTTGGTGATCATCATGGCTGCGATGAATCCTGGTGTGGTTCTAAGAAAGATCCAGAGAATTATAACCACAGAGACCTTCCCTATGGCAAAGAACTCCATGGAGACAACCTTAAATTGGCTTTGATATCCCTGTTTGGAGAATACAGCACTGATACTGTCATTCGGAAATTGGTCCCTGCTGCAAATTCTCAGCGCAATGAATCTCTGAACAGTGTGGTGGGCTCTAAAAACCCCAAGATTCGTTACTATGGAGGAAGTGAAAGTAACGACTTTAGAGTGTCTTGTGGAATATCACAAATCAATTTAGGATACACCTATATACCCCACACTTTGGAAGCCCTCAACATAGATCCGGGATTTTTCTGCAAACAATTTAAtcaaaaaatggaaaggaaaaccACAATggacaaaaacagaaaatcagCAGTCACATTCAAACGACGCCGATCACAGTTgaacaaacaaaacatttcagaCACCTCCAAGAAAGAGGCAAAGGAAGGTACTATGTACCAAagtaacattggtctgaacCTTACTAGTGAAACAACAACAGAACTGAACACAGTCTCTGAACTTTGTAGTGTAATTACAAAAGAACAGCAAGAAGACTACCAGAAATCAGTTCCGAACAACATTCAAAGACCGtcaattaaaaaggaaaaatacaatgacagtattttttataattttgtgtTGTTTGACACTGAAACAAATTCCACTGGCAAATTAGCCGAGCTCTGCCAGCTTGCAGCAGTGGACAAGTCAGGTAAAAATTTCTCGTGCTATATTCTTCCAAACAGAGACATCGATGCTCATGCTTCAAAAGTAAACAACCTAACAATTAAGACTGTGAATGGAATCCGCACTCTTTGCAAGGACAATCACCCTGTTACAGTTTTACCTTTAGAGGAAGCACTTACGCAATTCTTAAACTTCTTGAAGGCGAGTACCACTGAGGCTTCGAACCgcaccacaaaaaaagtttacaCAGTCTTAGCAGGACATAATGCCGCCACGTTTGATGTCCCTATACTTCTTCGGAACGGTGGACACAATTTTGTTGCTGAACTCAGTTCTGTGAACATCAAGTGTGCTGCCACTCTTCTCCTGTTCAAATCACTGATTAAGGACAAGCACCCATCTCTACAAAATGAACAAAGTCAATTTCCAAAGTCAAACCAAAGTTCTCTTTACGAACACCTGTTTAAGGAAACTTTTGAAGCCCACGACGCCCTGGAAGATGTCTCTGCCCTCCGTAGAATCTTGTTTTCCTCCAGACTGGCTCTTTCAAATGAAACAATCGTAAACAGAAGCTCGTTGATGTCAGTGAAAGATGCTGCGGAAGACATGAAATACCTCGACGACCGCCACAACCGACTTCTGTCTTTTAAAGGAAAGTTGTACAATCCAGGTCATCAAGATAGCCCAGTAAAACAGAACATCGCAGAGAAAATGGCTGGAAGTGGTCTTGAATACGAAGATTTGAAGAATTTGTTCAACAGGTTTGGGAGAAAAGGGCTTGTTTGCATTCTATCACAGCCACCATTGTCTGCTCGCTCGTCGGCGCCAAGAGTCACCCGTacaaaaagaatagtgcttgcAATATTGAAACATTTCTAG